atttctaaataaaacattGTCTCTTATCAAAATGAACTacaccaaaaaaacaaatgcaGGAGAAAACTATCACCTTAGGATCAGACTACACCTGGCTTTAAGGATTTTACAAGATGATAATCTTAAAAGGACAATATGCTATAAGATTACAAGAATAATAAGATTCATAAATGTTAATATTGCAAAGGCACAAGAAGtcacattttttattcctttgcagTTGAATTACTAGGAACAAGTCAAGAAGCCTCAAAAGAATCAAAGAGTAAAATACCAAGTTAGTAACAAGGTCTAATCTATGCTGTTTTGTGTGATGTACATACCATCAATACTACGGAAATCCAGTAGATAAGTTCTACTATCCACTTGGTATAACTGTAGACTCATTTTGGAGTAAGTGCTTGTCACAGGATTCTTCCTTCGTACACGCAAATAATATGGGTTTACAACCTAGCACATGGTATAACAAAAACCAAGTCAAAAGTAATTcttctataaaacattttatagactATGGGTTTACCAAATATGCTAATAatcaaaatgttctttctttcttaccttcCATTCATAATCCAATTGTTTAATTGCTCTACATACTTCTGCCATAATATCATTTGGTCGACTTTGACTTCTAATTCCTAAATGCCATTTTGCTTTCCTTACACCTTGGTGTTTGGATTTCTGTGGATTTAATTCATCAAGGGTATGGCGTGCCCTTGGTGTTTCAGCAACCAAGAATGGTACTCTTTCAGGATGGGGCCGAGTCAGGTGATGATCATCAAGAAAAGAATCAGGTGGGCTTGTCGCCAAATAGAAATCTTTGGCTTCATTCATTATTCTCCTGTTATCTATTATGAGATGGTAGGCAACTGCCAAAGGATCCTGGTGATTTCTGTTATAAAGACAGCTGAGAACTTCCTCTTCTGAGCACTCAAACTTTTCACATACTTCTTTTAAGGCTTCATCGTCAATCATGGTTGAACTATATGATGGATCCTCAGGAAAGAGATATTTTGGAAGGTCCTGTTTAAACCATTCATGTTCCCTGAGAGAAAAATGGCAGGATCAGGAGAAGGACTTTGAAGAGAGCTGAGACTGAAAGTAACAGTTTAAGGAGTTTAGAATATGacctaatttatatttatattcatactGTATTATTGTCACCTTTTGCACTGAAATTTTCCTCTTCTAGCTCGCACTTCATTGTGTATGTTGAGGGAAATGCTCCAATCTCCCTCCAGTTTTAAGAGGGAGAATGTATTGATACAGCAATGGGGGGAAAAAAGTTATGGGACAAATGACAATGACAAACAATGAAAAGAACAGCTTATTTCCAGCTTAGAAAGAGAACATATTAGGTAGCTTCATTATAATACTCTTTTgatataatgttaagtgaaaataatataacaacaagaaaaatagtAGACAactattgagtacttactatgtgctaagtTTTATGCTAAACACTTCATATACACTATCTCCCCTCATCATCGAAA
This window of the Nomascus leucogenys isolate Asia chromosome 6, Asia_NLE_v1, whole genome shotgun sequence genome carries:
- the PRKAA1 gene encoding 5'-AMP-activated protein kinase catalytic subunit alpha-1 isoform X2, whose product is MLQVDPMKRATIKDIREHEWFKQDLPKYLFPEDPSYSSTMIDDEALKEVCEKFECSEEEVLSCLYNRNHQDPLAVAYHLIIDNRRIMNEAKDFYLATSPPDSFLDDHHLTRPHPERVPFLVAETPRARHTLDELNPQKSKHQGVRKAKWHLGIRSQSRPNDIMAEVCRAIKQLDYEWKVVNPYYLRVRRKNPVTSTYSKMSLQLYQVDSRTYLLDFRSIDDEITEAKSGTATPQRSGSVSNYRSCQRSDSDAEAQGKSSEVSLTSSVTSLDSSPVDLTPRPGSHTIEFFEMCANLIKILAQ